The DNA region GTGCAGAGAACTCATGACTTATTCCTTCTGATCCACAGAACTCAGAGAACTTAGAGTTCTCAAACTCCTTCCCATGATCACTCCTGATTCTTACAATGACCTTGCTCTTTTGGTTTTGAAGTTTCAAGCAAAGGTTTTTGAAAATTTCAAATGTCTATGACTTTTCTCTAATGAAGTCAACCCAAGTATACCTGGAAAATTCATCAACACAAACAaatacatacctttttcctctcatactttcaacctgcataaggcccatgagatccatgtgcaAGAGTTCAATGACCTTTGTTGtagtctgatgctggagcatcttgtgcgACATCTTTGTTTGTTTGCCTATCTGGAATTCTCCTCACATTCTTCCTTCACCTAGCTTCAACTTAGGAAGACCTCTTATTGCTTCTTCACTGACGATCTTTTGCATGCTCTTGAGATTAAGATGACCCAGTTTTTGATGCCACATATTTATCTCATCTTCTTTTGGCAATAAGCACCTTGAAAAATGAGACTTCTCCTATGAGATCCACATATAACAATTATCCTTGGATCTGAATCCTCTCATTACTACCTCTTGATCATCTTTAGTAACAACACATTCTGTTTCTCAAAACTTCACATCAAGCCCTTTATCACAGAGTTGACTTGTGCAGATGAGGTTGGCTGTTAGCCCTTTCACAAGTAACACATCAGTTAGATCAGGGGATCCAGAACCTACAAATCTTCCAATTTCTTTGATCTTCCATTtggctccatctccaaaagtgacaAAACTGCTGGAGTGTCCTTTGATATTTTCCAAATAGCTCTTGTCTCCTGTCATGTGTCTTGAacaaccactatcaaaataccaatctttcCTTGATGAGGCCCTAAAAGATGTGTGAGCAATCAAGCTCGAGACTTCACCTTTGGGTTTCCATTTCCTTTTCACTTGGGACTTCTCAGAGCTCCTAGGTTGACTTGATATATGAGGATAACCATACAGCTTAAAACAGTAAGACGTTATATGACCAGACGTTATATGACTATTTCTACCACAATAGTGACATCTCCAAGGGGCACTTCTGACATTTTTGTACTGAGAAGTCATATGTCGAGGCACATGCTGAGACATCTGTCCATACAACAGGCGGGTTATTGGTTTCTTGAATTCAGATTGCTTGGCAGCAGCCACAAATTCCTTTGGAGCCTTATGACCTTCCTTGTTTGCAGTCCTGTAGTCAAAACCAATACCCTTCAAGCTTCTCCCTTGTTTGCTTGTTTCCTTGAGGATCTCATCAAGCATATCTAGGCCATTGTTCAACATCCTAAGGGATTTGTGTGTGGTTTCAAGCTTGTTTTTCAAAGAAGCAACTTCCTCCTACAATTCTGCATTAACACCCATTAATTTTACCTTTTCTAGAGTATCAATGCCTTCAAGCTTTGATTTCTAGTCATCAAGTTCTTCTTTTAGTTTACTACTGATCTCATACAACTTCTCCTTTTGAGTAGTTAGCTGTTCTATTCACTTTCTTGCTCTCTCACACGTTTACATGCTTCCTTCTACTTGCTATACAATAACCTGTAGGTTTCAGCCAGCTCTTCATCAGTTATGTCCTCATCACTGGAGTCAGGTTCATCAATTGTTCCAGAGAATGTAGTAACTTTGTTTGCAGAGACCCCGTCTTCCTCATctgtgtcttcatctgaccaggTTGCCATCATGCCTTTCTTATGCTTTTTAAGGTAGGTAGCATATTCAGttctgatgtgaccatatccttcacattcatgacatcacactcctttattctgaccagatttaTCATCCTCTTTGGCCTTCCTCTGAAAGTTAGAGGATCTGGAATtttcgaacttcatgtcctggacattagacTTTGATCTTTTGTCAATTTTTCTTAAGGCTCTGTTAAACTTTCAACCAAGAAGATCTAGAGCTTCAGAGAAATTTTCACCTTCACACTCaatatcatcatcctcatcagtgtttgacacaaatgttatgctcttattcttcttttcaGTCTTGTCAAAGGTTAACTCATATGTTTGCAAAGATCCAAttagttcatcaaccttcatgctcCTAATGTCTTGAGCTTCCTCAATGGCAGTGAATTTCATAgctctcatctgacataggttctcccaaagaaAAAGATGAGTTAGCCAAGTCACGTACACACATATAAAGTTCTGAGATTGTTTCCTCTTCAGTCATCTTCATGTTCTCaaactgagtagtaagcatTTGAAGTCTGGACATCCTCACCCtggtagttccttcatgtgcagttttcagaatatCTCAGGCAACCTTGGtaacagtacacgtattgatgaGTCTAAACATATTCTTATCAACACCATTGCAGATAGCATTCAAAGCCTTAGAGTTTcccagagcagcttcatcttcttcctttgtcCATTCTTCCTCAGGTTTCTCAGTGGTCGCGATAGAACTCCCTTCAGTTTGTTCCTTGGTTGGATGCTTCCATCCTTTGACAATGGCTTTCCAAGTCTTGctgtcaattgacttgagaaaagCTGTCAAGCGAACTTTCCAATAgccatagttagtaccatctagaatgggtggcctgttgactgatcctccctccttgttgtcAATGAGAACTGAATCTATTTCCCTGGAGCTCACTCAAACAGAATATGGTGCCTGCTTTGATGTCAATTGAAATTATAGTTCCCGTATGACAGATGTTCTAAGCGATGCTTAAGCAATTGCTTTGACAATCGATTAACAGTAAACAAAACAAGCATAAAATACACAAAGCACAACACcagagttgttaacccagttcggtgaaacttcacctacgtctggagggtttttacccaaagaaaggaaatccacaaTATCAAGAtataggaactacagacactcatgaacaccacagctcatagttctcttcctaatctatccagtgtatttctacttagtatatcgacctaagtatgagagcccctctcactttctctcaaccactgccacagtgattggtaagaacaacaacaatcagagttttaaCACTCAAGTACACAGAAAACGACCTTgccttatagaatcaatgagcaaggTTTGTTCACAACGAATACAAGGACTAACACAAATAACAACCCTAAAATGCTTGATCAGTTTCTCTCAAGAGCTTCAGTCGTCTTCACATTTTAgttcttcatatatatatatatgcttcaGCAGCCACACTAGGGTTTCTAGAGGCTGAAGCAGTagtccaacaacaacaaatcaaaacacaaTCTTCAGAGTAATGATTGCGTTTACAATTCAATCAACCATTAACACAATAGAAACAAATATTCAATCAGatattgtttcaacaaataaacTAGCACACAATAAATAACCAAGATACAACTACTTAAACCGTAAGTAACCACAATAGAATCTTCACCAGATTTTCAGGGCACACATAAGCACTCTAAGTCATGGACTAATTTCATGTGTTACACATatgcagatgtcacaacatctgcttcgacatcaggttgtttttgacaaaatgcaagacaacaaaaaGTAACAACAAGCCTCCTCAGTTGCTCAAAAGCATTTTTGGGTTGGAAATATGTGTTCCTGAGCGAAAGGAGATGAAGAATGGAGGCATCTTCGTCGCACTCTGCCGTGCTCCGCCGTCGGAGGAGATTTCCGGCGAAAACTCCGGGGagcttttttttataaaaaaaaaaaacgaggaCCTTTTCTTCGGGTTGTGGTGTTGTGGTTATTGTGGAGGTTAAGCGACGATAGTGGTGAGATCGGGAGGTTGAGTTTTCAGCTTCTGCGTTTTAGTTGAGTTTGTTGGACTGATGAAGGTTTCTGtaaatctatatactttagaaaagagaatCACTGTGAGCCCCACTTAGATGAGTTGACATTCCAAGGTTAACCCTCACTCACCCCCTCATTAGCTGACAAGTGTTACACTCCTATTCATTTGGACCAAATTATTACAAGctcatttgaatttgaattttgtgTGGAGGCCCATTATTGACAACCTTTTGACTGCTTATTTGAATTTTGTATGGAGTCCCATCACTAATTAAATTTTTCGTTGGCATTGGTTAATTAATCTTTGACTAATTTGGTTTTAATTAATTGCAAATAATTTGGACATTAATGGTTGATTCATTCCACCGCATACTAAAAGCACTAATTTGGTTAATCAAATTTCagatgtttttaaaaattagaaGTCTTAATTTCGTTGACTGCAATACTATTGAATATAAATTCATAATTTCAAATTCCTTCTATAATTTGAGCAACAAACTTGatttggaaaataaaaaataattaaataatgttACAAGAGTTAGGTACGGTAATTAGCTCAAATAAGGTTGTTACAATAATTCtgactataaataaaaataatcacAATTTCAAATTCCTTCCATATTTGAGAAACAATCttgatttgaaaaataaataataattatattagGCCTTACAAAAGACATAAACGATAATTAGTTGTACGATTGGCTGTTACAaaagtgtaaaaaaaatgattgaatGACTATGTAGTCtccttaaaaaattaattacatgATTAATTCACATTAAATATTCTCCTTCCTTTTTTAACCCGCAATCATCATTAACCCCAAATCTGACTCATCTATATATATCACCTTATGTTATTCTTCACCTTCATCATTCCTTCCATTTACCAGCATCTAATAGCTTTGAAATAACCTTTGTTCTGATGGCAATCTATCATCTCGCCACCATCGATGCCTCCAAGAAGAACTGGACTGTTTTTGCAAAAGTGAACCGTTTATGGCTaagtccgagcttatatggtTCAAAGCTTCCCTTTTTCATGGCAATGgttcttatggatgacaaggtatatCATTTGTTTTACATAATCACCATgttttaaattctttttttattgGTTGGAAAATCTCTTATGTTCTCTATTTATTAAATTTCAGGGTTGTAAGATTCACGCTTCGGTTAGGAAGACTCTTATATACCGATTCCAGTCTCTTATGTTTTCTAAGTGAAGGACGTGTATATCAGATTTCGttctttggtgttggtgaaagcggTTGTGATTTCCGTCCAACCTCGcatccattcaagatcaactttgatataCATATTTATGTACGATTGGTTCCTAACAAGGCTATCAACTTAAGCCCTTACTATTTTGTGCCACTTTCTGACATAATGTTTAAGGACCTTGGTATGCCTTTCCTCATAGGTATATACTATTTTCTAgccttttgatttttaaattaaatttcttaAGTTTACTTAAATGTGTTTTTGTTTGAGCAGATGTGATTGGAATACTCACCGGAGCAAATGGTGAACCAGAGTTTGAGAAAGATGTTACAAAGCAGAAAAGAATTACTATTGAACTTGACCAAGATGGGTACATTCAATGTTCAATGCTTATTCAAATTTTTTCCCAAAAATTTATGTGAAATCGGTTTTATATTTTCCCAATTTTTTGGAACAGGCTTCGGGTTGAATGTGCCTTTTTTGGAAAATATGTTGCTGAAGTTGTTGGTTATCTTGCATCTGTTGATGCAAacaatgttgttgttgttgtgcaaTGTGCCAGGATAAAGCCTTTTAAAGGTATTTATAAATTTGATATGGTGTCGAATAATTATAATTTAGgctaaaatttttttttggcccctgatgttttaagtttgtgcaaattctgcccctactttattttttgtcgacgtttctacccctcatgttttcaaacaatgcatcgtctacccctccgtcagtcaggctttctcaggagaggtttctgagtggattggagagatgaagaagagtatatgaagttgatgattatcaaggaaatgatataaattaaatttgcttgatgtatatatcaattatgtatgtaactaaattggttaaatgcatgtttttctacttacatgtcttgagtttgaatctcccatgccCCCTTTTcacaatttcacttgtaatttccacctggcaggtccaaaaaatatataaaaaaaaaccaaatcagctcattccgttagttttttaacgtcggactgacggaggggtagacagtgcactgtttgaaaacataacgggtagaaacatcgacaaaaatagagtagggcataatttgcacaaacttgaaacatcaggggccaaaagtgctttttagcctataatttatcaacatttttttttcctttataccaatatttttttactggaagattttttttttcgagagcaaaaatgatattatta from Lotus japonicus ecotype B-129 chromosome 2, LjGifu_v1.2 includes:
- the LOC130736580 gene encoding uncharacterized protein LOC130736580, whose amino-acid sequence is MAIYHLATIDASKKNWTVFAKVNRLWLSPSLYGSKLPFFMAMVLMDDKISFFGVGESGCDFRPTSHPFKINFDIHIYVRLVPNKAINLSPYYFVPLSDIMFKDLDVIGILTGANGEPEFEKDVTKQKRITIELDQDGLRVECAFFGKYVAEVVGYLASVDANNVVVVVQCARIKPFKGIYKFDMVSNNYNLG